A window of the Sandaracinaceae bacterium genome harbors these coding sequences:
- a CDS encoding DUF938 domain-containing protein → MEVSDSKRSAPATVRNREPIFEVLSRRLPAGGGVLLEVASGTGEHAVHLAPRLAGWTWQPTDVGDDALASIAAWREALGVHACVSAPLRLDASAWPWPVSRADALLCTNMIHISPWTATLGLMRGAGAVLPVGGRLFTYGPYRVDGEHTAPSNRAFDESLRARDAAWGVRDVAEVAAAADSEGLALREQVAMPANNFTLVFERTR, encoded by the coding sequence ATGGAAGTATCCGACTCGAAGCGCTCCGCGCCAGCCACCGTCCGCAACCGTGAGCCCATCTTCGAGGTGTTGTCGCGCCGCCTGCCCGCCGGGGGCGGGGTGCTCCTCGAGGTGGCGAGCGGGACAGGCGAGCACGCGGTCCACCTGGCGCCCCGCCTCGCGGGCTGGACGTGGCAGCCCACCGACGTCGGAGACGACGCGCTCGCGAGCATCGCCGCATGGCGCGAGGCGCTCGGCGTCCACGCTTGCGTCAGCGCGCCCCTGCGCCTGGACGCGAGCGCCTGGCCATGGCCCGTTTCTCGGGCTGACGCGCTGCTCTGCACCAACATGATCCACATCAGCCCTTGGACCGCCACCCTGGGGCTCATGCGCGGCGCGGGGGCCGTGCTGCCAGTCGGCGGACGCCTCTTCACCTATGGGCCGTACCGCGTAGACGGGGAGCACACGGCGCCCAGCAACCGCGCTTTCGACGAGAGCCTCCGTGCCCGCGACGCCGCGTGGGGCGTCCGGGACGTCGCCGAGGTCGCGGCGGCCGCCGATTCCGAAGGGCTCGCCTTGCGTGAGCAGGTGGCGATGCCGGCCAACAACTTCACGCTCGTGTTCGAACGGACGCGCTGA
- a CDS encoding glycosyltransferase — protein sequence MARVCLVVPCFNESARLRGDDFLRASLPGHELHFRFVDDGSTDGTATSLARLATIEPDRVRCTLLPRNVGKGEAVRAGMGASLDDGHDYLGFWDADLATPLEELAVFVETLERRPQVDLVLGARVALLGRHIDRRLYRHAYGRVFASAVSQLLGLAVYDTQCGAKLFRVDGRLRAVLNAPFLSRWIFDVEILARYIAQYEAERVDPADRIVEVPLRVWTDVAGSKVGIGDAARAFVELARIGRRYDHALSARRVRRER from the coding sequence ATGGCGCGCGTGTGCTTGGTGGTCCCCTGCTTCAACGAGAGCGCGCGCTTGCGCGGGGACGACTTCCTGCGCGCGTCGCTCCCCGGACACGAGCTCCACTTCCGTTTCGTCGACGACGGAAGCACCGACGGCACAGCGACGTCGCTGGCGCGGCTCGCGACGATCGAACCCGATCGCGTGCGGTGCACCTTGCTGCCCAGGAACGTCGGCAAGGGAGAAGCCGTGCGCGCGGGGATGGGTGCATCGCTCGATGACGGGCACGACTACCTCGGGTTCTGGGACGCCGACCTGGCGACGCCCCTCGAGGAGCTAGCGGTGTTCGTGGAGACGCTCGAGCGGCGCCCTCAGGTCGACTTGGTGCTGGGCGCGCGCGTGGCGCTCCTCGGCCGACACATCGACCGTCGGCTGTACCGCCACGCCTACGGGCGCGTCTTTGCGTCGGCGGTGTCGCAGCTCCTCGGTCTCGCGGTCTACGACACGCAGTGTGGCGCCAAGCTGTTCCGGGTGGACGGGCGCCTCCGCGCCGTGCTGAACGCGCCCTTTCTCTCACGCTGGATCTTCGACGTGGAGATCCTGGCGCGCTACATCGCGCAGTACGAAGCGGAGCGAGTAGACCCCGCCGACCGCATCGTCGAGGTCCCGCTGCGCGTCTGGACGGACGTGGCGGGGTCCAAAGTGGGCATTGGGGACGCCGCGCGCGCCTTCGTCGAGCTGGCGCGCATCGGACGCCGCTATGACCACGCGCTCTCTGCGCGTCGTGTCCGGCGTGAGCGCTGA
- a CDS encoding glucose 1-dehydrogenase, protein MSTSDESGRLSGKVAIVTGASRGIGEAIARQLARAGAKVVLAARKAEALEAVAEDIRASGGEALAVAAHMGQDDGRRALVERTLERFGQVDVLVNNAATNPHFGPMMTCDWGAFRKTFEINLEGYFGMTREVVAHLAARKAPGSVVNITSVAGIRGAPMQGVYGMTKAAVVSMTQTLALELGPAGVRVNAIAPGLIETRFASTLTSNDQIRNHIVSRTAVGRVGQPDEIASAVVYLASDEASYMTGQVMVIDGGMTLS, encoded by the coding sequence ATGAGCACGAGCGACGAATCAGGGCGGCTGTCTGGGAAGGTGGCCATCGTCACGGGGGCCAGCCGTGGCATCGGCGAGGCCATCGCGCGGCAGCTCGCCCGCGCCGGCGCCAAGGTGGTCCTCGCGGCGCGCAAGGCCGAGGCGCTCGAGGCCGTCGCGGAGGACATCCGCGCGTCCGGCGGTGAAGCGCTCGCCGTCGCCGCACACATGGGGCAGGACGACGGCCGGAGGGCGCTGGTCGAGCGCACACTGGAGCGCTTCGGGCAGGTAGACGTGCTGGTGAACAACGCGGCCACCAACCCCCACTTCGGGCCGATGATGACGTGCGACTGGGGCGCGTTCCGCAAGACCTTCGAGATCAACCTCGAGGGCTACTTCGGCATGACACGCGAAGTGGTGGCGCACCTCGCGGCGCGCAAGGCCCCGGGCTCGGTCGTGAACATCACCAGCGTGGCTGGGATCCGAGGGGCGCCAATGCAGGGCGTGTACGGCATGACCAAGGCCGCGGTGGTCTCCATGACCCAAACGCTCGCCCTCGAGCTCGGGCCGGCTGGCGTGCGAGTGAACGCGATCGCGCCCGGCCTGATCGAGACACGCTTTGCGTCGACGCTCACCAGCAACGACCAGATCCGCAACCACATCGTGTCTCGCACGGCGGTGGGGCGGGTCGGGCAGCCCGACGAGATCGCCAGCGCGGTGGTCTACCTGGCGTCGGACGAGGCCAGCTACATGACCGGGCAGGTGATGGTCATCGACGGTGGAATGACGCTATCCTGA
- a CDS encoding adenosylcobinamide-GDP ribazoletransferase — protein MRAAFVFLTRIPVGGGVYTDAEWRRAVGHFPLVGIVLGVALASLAWVLVPHLGATVSAVSALAASLLLTGAFHEDGLADTADALGGAFEREKLFAILKDSRIGAYGAASLALTLALRGALLARLDAAMPLGLLLSQGVARLPAVALMRALPYVSSASPVAEPKSRLVARAGAAELRIASFWVALLLLACVLADALSPARLLCMAGALTVVTAALGRRFRARAGGITGDFLGATEQVAECVVLFVLAWR, from the coding sequence GTGCGTGCCGCCTTCGTGTTCCTCACGCGCATCCCGGTGGGCGGCGGGGTCTACACGGACGCCGAGTGGCGGCGCGCTGTGGGGCACTTCCCGCTGGTCGGCATCGTGCTCGGTGTGGCGCTCGCCAGCCTGGCGTGGGTCCTCGTCCCACACCTGGGCGCGACGGTCTCCGCGGTCAGCGCGCTGGCGGCTTCGCTCCTCCTCACAGGGGCGTTCCACGAAGACGGCCTGGCCGACACGGCGGACGCGCTCGGCGGCGCGTTCGAGCGCGAGAAGCTCTTCGCGATCCTCAAGGACTCGCGCATCGGCGCGTACGGCGCCGCCTCGCTGGCGCTGACGCTCGCCTTGCGCGGCGCGTTGCTGGCGCGGCTGGACGCTGCGATGCCGCTCGGGCTGCTGCTGTCGCAAGGTGTGGCGCGCCTGCCTGCGGTCGCGCTCATGCGCGCGCTCCCATATGTGAGCAGCGCGTCGCCAGTGGCGGAGCCCAAGTCGCGACTCGTCGCGCGGGCCGGCGCGGCCGAGCTGCGCATCGCGAGCTTCTGGGTCGCGCTGCTGTTGCTCGCTTGTGTGCTGGCCGATGCCCTGTCCCCGGCGCGCCTGCTGTGCATGGCCGGGGCGCTCACCGTGGTCACCGCCGCGCTCGGGCGTCGCTTCCGTGCCCGCGCCGGGGGTATCACGGGCGACTTCCTGGGAGCGACCGAGCAGGTCGCAGAGTGCGTCGTGCTGTTCGTGCTGGCGTGGCGGTAG
- a CDS encoding histidine phosphatase family protein: MAVVRPSLTLTAIRHAPTNAQGLCVGQHDVATFMAPIEAAAAMRARLTQIPDVVHSSPVSRCAEPAALLAAAWGCPHRVDLRLHEVHCGAFQGRPWDRIEREQPAAFARYMERWREEAPPGGECPRDLEHRVSRWLDALEPGAHLLVAHAGVVRALRVLVDGQSWDEALGAPVPHLEPLLLAQRP, translated from the coding sequence GTGGCGGTAGTGCGTCCGTCCCTCACGCTCACCGCGATCCGACACGCGCCCACGAACGCGCAGGGTCTGTGCGTGGGTCAGCACGACGTCGCCACCTTCATGGCGCCCATCGAGGCCGCTGCCGCCATGCGCGCCCGGCTGACGCAGATACCCGACGTGGTGCACAGCTCGCCAGTGTCGCGGTGCGCGGAGCCCGCTGCCCTCCTCGCCGCGGCGTGGGGGTGTCCTCACCGCGTGGACCTGCGCCTGCACGAAGTCCACTGCGGTGCCTTTCAGGGACGACCGTGGGACCGCATCGAGCGCGAGCAGCCTGCGGCCTTTGCGCGCTACATGGAGCGCTGGCGGGAGGAGGCCCCACCGGGAGGGGAGTGTCCCCGTGACCTCGAGCACAGGGTGTCGCGCTGGCTCGACGCCCTCGAGCCCGGTGCGCACCTGTTGGTGGCTCACGCAGGGGTCGTGCGTGCGTTGCGCGTCTTGGTGGATGGGCAGAGCTGGGACGAAGCCTTGGGAGCGCCCGTGCCCCACCTCGAGCCGCTGCTGCTTGCCCAGCGTCCATAG
- the sctV gene encoding type III secretion system export apparatus subunit SctV → MVLSVVGMMIIPLPTPLLDVLVAANIAVAVLLMLVAMYIRSGLELSAFPTILLVTTLYRLALNVSSTRLILLQADAGEVIAAFGDFVVRGNYVVGGVVFLILTLIQFLVIAKGSERVAEVGARFALDAMPGKQMSIDAELRSGALSQDAARQKRHQIQRESQFYGAMDGAMKFVKGDAIAGIVITVVNVLGGLLIGVLQRDLSVADALRTYSLLTIGDGLVSQVPALLISTAAGLVVTRVASEDADASLGADVAAQVFGHPRPLLIGAGFLALLGIVPGLPTVPFFVLAGTFFAAGHTLRTQQRVPVSAEAIHIERESARETRARAAMVPIVVPIAIELGTELSQLMTDGAGGGQLLEEHVPAVRDALFLDLGLAVPGVRVRESNALEPQGFVIAVQEVPVARGEVPSGHALALDSPEALASVGLMSLPATDPLGAPACWIDASQAGIAEEAGVTVLPAAAFVARALNVSVARRATELLGLQEVQSMLEQLERAYPAVVRNVTPKPVSLPLLTEVLRRLVEERVSIRPLREILEALSVHAPTERDPVQLTELVRASLRRQLTHRHAPGGTLAVYTVDGMVEDSVRDAIQRTAGGTYLALPPDQARDIIESARRTLGPLEPTRQVVLTQRDVRRFLRRLLEVELPDVTVLSYQELAPEVNVQPLGQLGVVGLG, encoded by the coding sequence GTGGTCTTGTCGGTTGTCGGCATGATGATCATTCCGCTTCCCACGCCGCTGTTGGATGTGTTGGTGGCGGCCAACATCGCGGTGGCCGTGCTGCTCATGCTGGTGGCCATGTACATTCGCTCCGGCCTCGAGCTGAGCGCGTTTCCCACGATCTTGCTGGTCACCACCCTCTACCGTCTCGCGCTCAATGTCTCGTCCACCCGCTTGATCTTGCTCCAAGCCGACGCGGGCGAGGTCATCGCAGCGTTCGGGGACTTCGTGGTCCGCGGCAACTACGTGGTGGGCGGCGTGGTCTTCCTCATCCTCACGCTGATCCAGTTTCTCGTCATCGCGAAGGGCAGCGAGCGTGTGGCGGAGGTCGGCGCGCGCTTCGCCCTCGACGCGATGCCTGGAAAGCAGATGAGCATAGACGCCGAGCTCCGTAGCGGCGCGCTCAGCCAGGACGCGGCTCGGCAGAAGCGCCACCAGATCCAGCGCGAGAGCCAGTTCTACGGCGCGATGGACGGGGCGATGAAGTTCGTCAAGGGTGACGCCATCGCGGGCATCGTCATCACCGTCGTCAACGTCCTCGGGGGCCTCTTGATCGGCGTGCTGCAGAGGGATCTGAGCGTGGCCGACGCGCTGCGCACCTACAGCCTGCTCACCATCGGCGACGGACTCGTATCCCAGGTCCCCGCCTTGCTCATCTCGACGGCGGCGGGCTTGGTCGTGACACGCGTCGCGAGTGAGGACGCGGACGCCTCGCTGGGCGCCGACGTCGCGGCGCAGGTCTTCGGGCATCCACGGCCGTTGCTCATCGGCGCGGGGTTCCTCGCCTTGTTGGGCATCGTCCCAGGGCTCCCCACGGTTCCGTTCTTCGTGCTCGCCGGGACGTTCTTCGCGGCGGGGCACACCCTGCGCACGCAGCAGCGCGTCCCGGTGTCGGCGGAGGCCATCCACATCGAGCGGGAGAGCGCGCGAGAGACCCGCGCCCGCGCCGCCATGGTGCCCATCGTCGTTCCGATCGCCATCGAGCTAGGCACGGAGCTATCGCAGCTGATGACTGACGGCGCTGGTGGCGGGCAGCTGCTGGAGGAGCACGTACCAGCCGTCCGTGATGCGCTCTTCCTCGACCTCGGGCTTGCCGTGCCTGGTGTGCGCGTGCGGGAGTCCAACGCGCTCGAGCCGCAGGGCTTCGTCATCGCCGTCCAGGAAGTGCCCGTGGCTCGCGGCGAGGTGCCGAGCGGACACGCGCTCGCGTTGGACTCGCCCGAAGCGCTGGCCTCCGTGGGTTTGATGAGCCTCCCCGCGACCGACCCGCTCGGCGCGCCTGCGTGCTGGATCGACGCGTCTCAGGCAGGCATCGCGGAGGAGGCGGGCGTGACCGTGTTGCCTGCGGCGGCGTTCGTGGCGCGCGCCCTGAACGTGAGCGTGGCGCGACGCGCGACCGAGCTGCTCGGTCTGCAGGAGGTGCAGTCCATGCTCGAGCAGCTCGAGCGCGCCTATCCGGCGGTGGTGCGCAACGTCACCCCCAAGCCAGTCAGCCTCCCCCTGCTCACGGAGGTGCTGCGGCGCTTGGTGGAGGAGCGTGTGTCCATCCGCCCATTGCGGGAGATCCTCGAGGCGCTCTCCGTTCACGCGCCCACGGAGCGAGATCCGGTGCAGCTCACAGAGCTGGTTCGCGCGTCGTTGCGTCGCCAGCTGACGCACCGTCACGCACCAGGCGGCACGCTCGCGGTCTACACCGTGGACGGCATGGTCGAGGACTCGGTGAGGGACGCCATCCAGCGGACGGCGGGGGGGACCTACCTCGCGCTCCCTCCGGATCAGGCCCGCGACATCATCGAGTCCGCGAGGCGCACCCTTGGCCCCCTCGAGCCTACGCGTCAGGTGGTGCTCACACAGCGCGACGTGAGGCGCTTCCTGCGCCGGCTGCTCGAAGTGGAGCTGCCCGACGTGACGGTGCTGTCGTATCAGGAGCTCGCCCCCGAGGTGAACGTCCAGCCCCTCGGTCAGCTGGGCGTGGTGGGCCTTGGTTGA
- a CDS encoding low molecular weight phosphotyrosine protein phosphatase has protein sequence MIHVCFVCLGNICRSPTAHGVMEHLVRERGVTRRIAVSSAGTGAWHVGSPPDHRAQATARRRGFALPGKAEHFTVDDFDRFDRVLAMDRSNLGNLRQLARHDADWQKVTLFRTYDPLATPGDDEVPDPYYGGPEGFEEVFDMCERTCAALLDDLLRAPDAS, from the coding sequence ATGATCCACGTCTGCTTCGTCTGCCTCGGCAACATCTGCCGTTCCCCCACGGCCCATGGGGTCATGGAGCACCTCGTCCGAGAGCGCGGCGTGACGCGACGCATCGCCGTGTCCAGCGCGGGCACCGGGGCTTGGCACGTGGGCTCCCCACCGGACCATCGCGCCCAAGCGACCGCCCGGCGTCGCGGGTTCGCGCTGCCCGGCAAGGCCGAACACTTCACGGTGGACGACTTCGACCGCTTCGACCGCGTGCTCGCCATGGATCGCAGCAACCTCGGAAACCTGCGCCAGCTGGCCCGCCACGACGCGGACTGGCAGAAGGTCACGCTCTTCCGCACGTACGACCCCCTGGCCACCCCCGGCGACGACGAGGTCCCCGACCCGTACTATGGCGGCCCCGAGGGCTTCGAAGAGGTGTTCGACATGTGCGAGCGCACCTGCGCGGCGCTGCTGGACGACCTGCTGCGGGCACCTGACGCTAGCTGA
- a CDS encoding L,D-transpeptidase, with amino-acid sequence MRLGGSAILCATLALACGDRDQTAPSSAPSTTPVDEQSATEAREEARAREEQARIDAEFPGYALVTGVQLPVRAAPEPNATVIGWLRLGAVVRVKTESTPSPRCATGWHAVYPTGFACAGQGLEIGDEPPSEDESAVAADRTAPLPYEYLKVKEDLVPEYHNPPTREEHAEVMAWAERYLALRERNPDQAARMRRGELRSEPGPPARVARFLERGVIVAKSGIVRREERRFARTVTGRYILRVQLHRKDGSDFHGVEVNAERPLPIPWARRAIRPRERIPDVRPEDRRSGDWRFFRDTDAAIIPAGTIVTSWQRREWFDGNVMHVLDGDRYARAWYIGVAEVAEPPFEIEDDEPWVHVDLGEQTLTVYRGHAPIYSTLVSTGDTEHPTPHGIFRVQRKMITSTMSNLGGDVESDRYRIEDVPYTQYFDQGIALHAAFWHERFGQLVSHGCVNLAPIDAQRVFQLLWPVVPAGWHGVVTHQTVFRASRVWVTD; translated from the coding sequence GTGAGGCTCGGCGGCAGCGCGATCCTGTGCGCCACCTTGGCGCTCGCCTGCGGCGACCGCGACCAGACCGCTCCGTCCAGCGCTCCGTCGACCACCCCGGTAGATGAGCAGTCCGCCACCGAGGCGCGCGAGGAAGCGCGCGCTCGCGAGGAGCAGGCGCGCATCGACGCTGAGTTCCCTGGCTATGCGCTGGTCACCGGGGTCCAGCTGCCCGTGCGCGCCGCCCCGGAGCCCAACGCGACCGTGATTGGCTGGCTGCGTTTGGGCGCGGTGGTGCGCGTCAAGACGGAGAGCACTCCCTCGCCGCGCTGCGCCACCGGTTGGCACGCGGTCTACCCCACGGGCTTCGCGTGCGCAGGTCAGGGGCTCGAGATCGGCGACGAGCCCCCTAGCGAAGACGAGTCCGCTGTGGCCGCCGACCGCACGGCCCCGCTCCCGTACGAATACTTGAAGGTGAAGGAGGACCTCGTCCCCGAGTACCACAACCCGCCCACGCGCGAGGAGCACGCCGAGGTGATGGCGTGGGCGGAGCGCTACCTGGCCCTGCGGGAGCGCAACCCCGACCAAGCGGCGCGCATGCGTCGCGGCGAGCTGCGCAGCGAACCCGGTCCCCCCGCGCGTGTCGCGCGCTTCCTGGAGCGCGGCGTGATCGTGGCCAAGTCCGGCATCGTGCGCCGGGAAGAGCGCCGCTTCGCGCGCACCGTCACCGGGCGCTACATCCTGCGTGTTCAGCTGCATCGCAAGGACGGGAGCGACTTCCACGGGGTCGAAGTGAACGCCGAGCGTCCCTTGCCCATCCCCTGGGCGCGGCGCGCCATCCGCCCACGCGAGCGCATCCCCGACGTGCGGCCCGAGGACCGCCGCAGCGGCGACTGGCGCTTCTTCCGCGACACGGACGCCGCGATCATCCCCGCGGGGACCATCGTCACGTCGTGGCAGCGACGCGAGTGGTTCGACGGCAACGTGATGCACGTGCTCGACGGCGACCGCTACGCCCGCGCTTGGTACATCGGTGTGGCCGAGGTCGCCGAGCCCCCCTTCGAGATCGAGGACGACGAGCCGTGGGTGCACGTGGACCTGGGCGAGCAGACCCTCACCGTGTATCGCGGCCACGCGCCAATCTACAGCACGCTGGTGTCGACGGGTGACACCGAGCACCCCACCCCGCACGGCATCTTCCGCGTGCAACGCAAGATGATCACCAGCACCATGAGCAACCTGGGCGGTGACGTCGAGAGCGATCGCTACCGCATCGAAGACGTGCCCTACACACAGTACTTCGACCAGGGCATCGCCCTGCACGCCGCGTTCTGGCACGAGCGCTTCGGGCAGCTGGTGAGCCACGGCTGCGTCAACCTCGCGCCCATCGACGCGCAGCGTGTGTTCCAGCTGCTGTGGCCCGTCGTGCCCGCGGGCTGGCACGGCGTGGTCACGCACCAGACCGTGTTCCGCGCGAGCCGCGTCTGGGTCACCGACTGA
- a CDS encoding sirohydrochlorin cobaltochelatase, whose protein sequence is MSRALLIVDHGSRVAAANDSVGAVAALVAEQSDYPVVIGAHMELAAPSIADAVADAVQRGASHLTVVPFMLAPGRHATQDIPRLVAEAVAEHPGVSFRVAAPLGVHDLLAQLVIARAHEAERAPLDASTEPV, encoded by the coding sequence GTGAGCCGCGCCCTGCTCATCGTGGATCACGGCAGCCGCGTGGCCGCCGCGAACGACAGCGTCGGGGCCGTGGCCGCGCTGGTGGCCGAGCAGAGCGACTATCCGGTCGTCATCGGCGCACACATGGAGCTGGCCGCGCCGAGCATCGCAGACGCCGTGGCCGACGCCGTCCAGCGCGGCGCGAGCCACCTGACCGTGGTGCCCTTCATGCTCGCCCCAGGCCGCCACGCCACGCAGGACATCCCACGCCTCGTCGCGGAGGCCGTCGCAGAGCACCCCGGAGTGTCCTTCCGGGTGGCCGCGCCGCTGGGCGTGCACGACCTGCTGGCGCAGCTCGTGATCGCTCGGGCCCACGAGGCTGAGCGCGCCCCTCTCGACGCCTCCACCGAGCCGGTCTAG
- a CDS encoding NADPH:quinone oxidoreductase family protein, whose protein sequence is MLVESLDGPSALVRREDDAPQPGPGEVLVAVRAAGCNFFDTLITRGQYQVKPPLPFAPGAELAGDIVAVGAGVTGFKVGDRVAGLAEYGAFASHIVLPTERVFRMPDEMSYDVAAAMGIVYQTSYFALRYRADLQPGETLLVHAAAGGVGLAAVQIGRALGATVIGTAGSDDKLALAREHGAQHTFTYRDDAWKDAVLELTGGKGADVIYDPVGGDAFDLSTKCIAFSGRLLVIGFAGGRIPTLAMNRVLLKNFSVVGLHWGAYFKHDPALIARAQQELFDLWREQRIMPLVSSTHPLTDAAQALADLGGRQTVGKVVLHP, encoded by the coding sequence ATGTTGGTGGAGTCCCTCGATGGCCCGAGCGCGCTCGTGCGCCGCGAAGACGACGCGCCTCAGCCGGGCCCGGGCGAGGTCCTGGTGGCGGTGCGCGCGGCGGGCTGCAATTTCTTCGACACGTTGATCACCCGAGGTCAGTACCAGGTGAAGCCTCCGCTGCCGTTCGCGCCGGGCGCCGAGCTGGCGGGTGACATCGTCGCGGTGGGGGCCGGGGTCACCGGCTTCAAGGTCGGGGATCGCGTCGCGGGGCTGGCCGAGTACGGCGCGTTCGCGAGCCACATTGTGCTCCCCACGGAGCGCGTCTTCCGCATGCCCGACGAGATGTCCTACGACGTCGCCGCGGCCATGGGCATCGTGTACCAGACCTCGTACTTCGCGCTGCGCTACAGGGCGGACCTCCAGCCTGGTGAGACGCTGCTGGTCCATGCGGCCGCGGGAGGCGTCGGGCTGGCTGCCGTGCAGATCGGGCGGGCCCTGGGGGCTACCGTCATCGGGACGGCGGGCAGCGACGACAAGCTGGCGCTCGCGCGTGAGCACGGCGCGCAGCACACGTTCACGTACCGTGACGACGCCTGGAAGGACGCGGTCTTGGAGCTCACGGGCGGGAAGGGCGCGGACGTCATCTACGACCCCGTCGGCGGCGACGCGTTCGACCTGTCCACCAAGTGCATCGCGTTCTCGGGGCGGCTGTTGGTCATCGGCTTCGCGGGGGGGCGTATCCCCACGCTGGCCATGAACCGCGTGCTGCTCAAGAACTTCAGCGTCGTCGGGCTGCACTGGGGGGCCTACTTCAAGCACGACCCGGCGCTCATCGCGCGCGCGCAGCAGGAGCTGTTCGACCTCTGGCGCGAGCAGCGCATCATGCCGTTGGTCAGCTCCACGCATCCCCTGACGGACGCGGCCCAGGCCCTCGCCGACCTCGGTGGTCGGCAGACGGTCGGGAAGGTGGTCCTGCACCCCTAG
- the mtnB gene encoding methylthioribulose 1-phosphate dehydratase — MQQTSPRRVITELSRQFYTQGWATGTGGGISVREGGRVFMAPSGVQKERIREEDIFELDMDGAIVSAPEDAALKVSECSSLFYNAFRMRDAGAVLHSHGMNAMLVTLLYRDVFECTEIEMIKGLAGHGYFDRVQVPIIDNTARECDLAERMAEAMEAYPASHAVLVRRHGVYVWGRDWAHAKTQAECYHYLFEAAVRMRQLGLEASVGEVHVRAVDAVGGVGGKR, encoded by the coding sequence ATGCAGCAGACGTCTCCGCGACGCGTCATCACCGAGCTGTCGCGCCAGTTCTACACGCAGGGGTGGGCCACCGGCACGGGCGGCGGCATCAGCGTGCGCGAGGGCGGGCGCGTGTTCATGGCGCCCAGCGGCGTCCAGAAGGAGCGCATCCGCGAGGAGGACATCTTCGAGCTGGACATGGACGGGGCCATCGTGTCCGCGCCCGAGGACGCGGCGCTGAAGGTGAGCGAGTGCAGCTCGCTCTTCTACAACGCGTTCCGCATGCGTGACGCGGGCGCCGTGCTGCACAGCCACGGTATGAACGCGATGTTGGTCACCCTGCTGTACAGAGACGTGTTCGAGTGCACCGAGATCGAGATGATCAAGGGGCTCGCGGGTCACGGGTACTTCGACCGCGTGCAGGTGCCGATCATCGACAACACCGCCCGTGAGTGCGACCTGGCGGAGCGCATGGCCGAGGCCATGGAGGCCTACCCCGCGTCGCACGCCGTGCTGGTGCGGAGGCACGGTGTCTACGTCTGGGGCCGCGACTGGGCGCACGCCAAGACGCAGGCCGAGTGCTACCACTACCTGTTCGAGGCGGCTGTGCGCATGCGGCAGCTCGGGCTCGAGGCGTCTGTGGGCGAGGTGCACGTGCGGGCGGTCGACGCCGTCGGCGGCGTGGGAGGCAAGCGATGA
- a CDS encoding cupin domain-containing protein, protein MNATYLDHDGAPGAESITPAELNAEGVYYATAPTDPAHYQGALDALMSERGYIEQDEVALSPSTPNLDALCAKFVGEHYHDDDEVRFVLEGEGIFDIRSLAGRFMRVVVEPGDLIVVPALRHHRFMLTDQKTIRCVRLFKDQSGWVPHYAEG, encoded by the coding sequence ATGAACGCGACGTATCTGGACCACGACGGTGCACCTGGCGCCGAGTCGATCACCCCCGCGGAGCTGAACGCCGAGGGCGTGTACTACGCGACGGCACCGACCGACCCCGCACACTACCAGGGCGCGCTCGATGCGCTCATGAGCGAGCGCGGGTACATCGAGCAGGACGAAGTGGCCCTCTCGCCGAGCACGCCCAACCTGGACGCGCTGTGTGCGAAGTTCGTGGGTGAGCACTACCACGACGACGACGAGGTACGCTTCGTGCTCGAGGGCGAGGGCATCTTCGACATCCGCTCCCTCGCGGGGCGCTTCATGCGCGTGGTGGTGGAGCCAGGTGACCTGATCGTCGTACCGGCGCTGCGCCATCACCGCTTCATGCTCACGGACCAGAAGACCATCCGCTGCGTGCGTCTGTTCAAGGACCAGAGCGGCTGGGTGCCGCACTACGCCGAGGGCTGA